Proteins encoded together in one Numida meleagris isolate 19003 breed g44 Domestic line chromosome 17, NumMel1.0, whole genome shotgun sequence window:
- the LOC110407491 gene encoding myosin heavy chain, skeletal muscle, adult-like: protein MASSDSEMAVFGEAAPYLRKSEKERIEAQNKPFDAKSSVFVAHPKESFVKGTIQSRETGKVTVKTEAGETLTVKEDQVFSMNPPKYDKIEDMAMMTHLHEPAVLYNLKERYAAWMIYTYSGLFCVTVNPYKWLPVYNPEVVLAYRGKKRQEAPPHIFSISDNAYQFMLTDRENQSILITGESGAGKTVNTKRVIQYFATIAASGEKKKEEQSGKMQGTLEDQIISANPLLEAFGNAKTVRNDNSSRFGKFIRIHFGATGKLASADIETYLLEKSRVTFQLKAERSYHIFYQIMSNKKPELIDMLLITTNPYDYHFVSQGEITVPSIDDQEELMATDSAIDILGFTADEKTAIYKLTGAVMHYGNLKFKQKQREEQAEPDGTEVADKAAYLMGLNSADLLKALCYPRVKVGNEYVTKGQTVQQVHNAVGALAKAVYEKMFLWMVVRINQQLDTKQPRQYFIGVLDIAGFEIFDFNSFEQLCINFTNEKLQQFFNHHMFVLEQEEYKKEGIEWTFIDFGMDLAACIELIEKPMGIFSILEEECMFPKATDTSFKNKLYDQHLGKSSNFQKPKPAKGKAEAHFSLVHYAGTVDYNITGWLEKNKDPLNETVIGLYQKSSVKTLALLFATYGGADAEGGGGKKGGKKKGSSFQTVSALFRENLNKLMTNLRSTHPHFVRCIIPNETKTPGAMEHELVLHQLRCNGVLEGIRICRKGFPSRVLYADFKQRYKVLNASAIPEGQFIDSKKASEKLLSSIDVDHTQYKFGHTKVFFKAGLLGLLEEMRDEKLAQLITRTQARCRGFLMRVEYHRMVERRESIFCIQYNVRAFMNVKHWPWMKLFFKIKPLLKSAESEKEMANMKEEFEKTKEELIDNLQRVKQKLEKEKSELKMEIDDLASNMESVSKAKANLEKMCRTLEDQLSEIKTKEEEHQRMINDLNTQRARLQTEAGEYSRQVEEKDALISQLSRGKQAFTQQIEELKRHLEEEIKAKNALAHGLQSARHDCDLLREQYEEEQEAKGELQRALSKANSEVAQWRTKKCYKRLIIHLEIGKYIFKFPHNLRRYRHREADSLADAEERCDQLIKTKIQLEAKIKEVTERAEDEEEINAELTAKKRKLEDECSELKKDIDDLELTLAKSEEDRKNILRLQDLVDKLQMKVKSYKRQAEEAEELSNVNLSKFRKIQHELEEAEERADIAESQVNKLRVKSREFHSKKIEE from the exons ATGGCTTCATCAGACTCAGAGATGGCTGTCTTTGGGGAGGCAGCTCCCTACCTCCGAAagtcagagaaggaaagaatcGAGGCCCAGAACAAACCTTTTGATGCCAAGTCATCTGTCTTTGTGGCCCATCCAAAAGAATCCTTTGTGAAAGGGACAATCCAAAGCAGGGAAACAGGGAAGGTCACCGTCAAGACTGAAGCGGGAGAG ACTCTGACTGTGAAGGAAGATCAGGTCTTCTCCATGAACCCTCCCAAGTATGATAAAATTGAGGACATGGCCATGATGACCCACCTCCACGAGCCCGCTGTGCTGTACAACCTCAAAGAGCGTTATGCAGCCTGGATGATCTAC ACCTACTCGGGCCtcttctgtgtcactgtcaaCCCCTACAAGTGGCTGCCGGTGTACAACCCGGAGGTGGTGTTGGCCTACCGAGGCAAAAAGCGCCAGGAGGCCCCTCCACACATCTTCTCCATCTCTGATAACGCCTATCAGTTCATGCTGACTG ACCGTGAGAATCAGTCGATCCTGATCAC CGGAGAATCCGGAGCAGGGAAGACTGTGAACACGAAACGTGTCATCCAGTACTTTGCAACAATTGCAGCTAGtggggagaagaagaaggaggagcAGTCCGGCAAAATGCAG GGAACACTTGAGGATCAAATCATCAGTGCCAACCCGCTGCTGGAGGCCTTTGGAAATGCCAAGACTGTGAGAAACGACAACTCCTCACGCTTT GGTAAATTCATCAGAATCCATTTTGGGGCCACAGGCAAACTGGCTTCTGCTGACATTGAAACTT ATCTGCTGGAGAAGTCCAGAGTCACTTTCCAgctcaaagcagaaagaagctaCCACATCTTTTATCAGATCATGTCCAACAAGAAACCAGAGCTAATTG acatGCTTCTTATTACCACCAACCCATATGATTACCACTTTGTGAGTCAAGGTGAGATTACTGTTCCCAGCATTGATGACCAAGAGGAGCTTATGGCTACAGAT AGTGCCATTGACATCCTGGGCTTCACTGCTGATGAAAAGACTGCCATCTACAAGCTGACAGGAGCTGTCATGCACTATGGGAATTTGAAGTTCAAGCAGAAACAGCgagaggagcaggcagagccagATGGCACAGAAG TTGCAGACAAGGCTGCCTACCTGATGGGTCTGAACTCAGCAGACCTGCTCAAAGCATTGTGTTACCCTCGAGTCAAAGTTGGGAATGAGTATGTGACCAAAGGTCAGACTGTACAACAG GTGCACAATGCTGTAGGTGCTCTGGCAAAGGCTGTCTATGAGAAGATGTTCCTGTGGATGGTTGTTCGCATCAATCAGCAGCTGGATACCAAGCAGCCCAGGCAGTACTTCATTGGTGTCCTGGACATCGCTGGCTTTGAGATCTTTGAT ttcaACAGCTTTGAGCAGCTGTGCATCAACTTCACCAATGAGAAACTGCAACAGTTCTTCAACCACCACATGTTTGTGCTGGAGCAAGAGGAGTACAAAAAAGAAGGCATTGAATGGACATTCATTGACTTTGGGATGGACCTGGCTGCCTGCATCGAGCTCATTGAGAAG CCCATGGGCATCTTCTCCATCCTGGAAGAGGAGTGCATGTTCCCCAAGGCAACTGACACCTCTTTCAAGAACAAGCTCTATGACCAGCATCTGGGCAAGTCCAGCAACTTCCAGAAACCCAAGCCTGCCAAAGGCAAGGCTGAGGCCCACTTCTCCCTGGTGCACTATGCTGGCACAGTGGACTACAACATCACTGGCTGGCTTGAGAAGAACAAGGACCCCCTGAATGAAACTGTCATTGGGCTGTACCAGAAATCATCTGTGAAGACACTGGCATTACTGTTTGCCACCTATGGTGGAGCAGATGCAG AGGGTGGTGGAGGCAAAAAGGGTGGCAAGAAGAAGGGTTCTTCTTTCCAAACTGTTTCAGCTCTTTTCCGG GAGAACTTAAACAAGCTGATGACAAATCTACGGAGTACTCACCCCCATTTTGTCCGCTGCATCAttccaaatgaaacaaaaacacctg GTGCCATGGAGCATGAACTTGTACTGCACCAGCTGCGCTGTAACGGCGTGCTGGAAGGGATCAGGATTTGCAGGAAAGGCTTCCCCAGCAGAGTCCTCTATGCAGACTTCAAACAGAG GTACAAGGTTCTTAATGCCAGTGCCATCCCTGAGGGACAGTTCATTGACAGCAAGAAAGCTTCTGAGAAACTGCTTTCATCTATTGATGTGGACCACACCCAGTACAAATTTGGTCACACCAAG GTGTTCTTCAAAGCTGGGCTGCTGGGACTCCTGGAGGAGATGAGGGATGAGAAGCTGGCACAGCTCATCACGCGCACACAGGCCAGGTGCAGGGGCTTCCTGATGAGAGTGGAGTACCACAGAATGGTGGAGAGGAG GGAGTCCATCTTCTGCATCCAGTACAATGTTCGTGCATTCATGAATGTCAAGCACTGGCCTTGGATGAAGCTGTTCTTCAAGATCAAGCCCCTGCTGAAGAGCGCAGAGTCTGAGAAAGAAATGGCCAACATGAAGGAAGAGTTTGAGAAGACCAAGGAAGAGCTG ATCGACAACCTGCAACGAGTCaagcagaagctggagaaggagaagagtgAGCTGAAGATGGAGATTGATGACTTGGCCAGCAACATGGAATCTGTCTCCAAAGCTAAG GCAAATCTGGAGAAGATGTGCCGCACACTGGAAGATCAGCTGAGTGAGATTAAGACAAAGGAGGAGGAGCATCAGCGCATGATCAATGACCTGAATACTCAAAGAGCTCGTCTGCAGACAGAAGCAG GTGAATATTCACGGcaggtggaagaaaaagatgCTTTGATATCTCAGTTATCAAGAGGCAAACAGGCATTTACTCAACAGATTGAGGAACTAAAGAGACATctagaggaagaaataaag GCCAAGAACGCCCTGGCCCATGGTTTGCAGTCTGCTCGCCATGACTGTGACTTGCTCCGGGAACAAtatgaggaggagcaggaagccAAGGGTGAGCTGCAGCGTGCCCTGTCCAAGGCCAACAGCGAAGTGGCCCAGTGGAGAACNAAGAAATG TTACAAAAGACTAATCATTCACTTAGAAATTGGGAAATACATCTTCAAATTTCCACATAATTTGAGAAGATATAGACACAGA GAAGCAGATAGCTTGGCTGATGCCGAGGAAAGATGTGACCAGCTcatcaaaaccaaaatccaGCTGGAAGCCAAAATTAAGGAAGTGACAGAAAGGGCTGAGGATGAAGAGGAAATTAATGCTGAACTGACAGCCAAGAAGAGGAAACTGGAGGATGAATgctcagagctgaagaaagatATAGATGACCTGGAGTTAACATTGGCCAAG TCTGAAGAAGACCGGAAGAACATTCTTAGACTCCAGGATCTGGTGGACAAACTGCAGATGAAAGTGAAATCCTACAAGAGACAAGCTGAGGAGGCT GAGGAGCTGTCCAACGTCAACCTCTCCAAATTCCGCAAGATCCAGCATGAGCTGGAGGAAGCTGAGGAGCGGGCTGACATTGCAGAGTCACAGGTCAACAAGCTCAGAGTGAAGAGCCGGGAATTCCACAGTAAGAAGATAGAAGAGTGA